The following coding sequences lie in one Vibrio casei genomic window:
- the ccoS gene encoding cbb3-type cytochrome oxidase assembly protein CcoS → MESLYLLIPIAIIFVCIAVAVFIWAVKTEQFDDLDRQGHSILFDDNDEIKTKIEKKEKQ, encoded by the coding sequence ATGGAAAGCTTATATTTACTCATTCCTATCGCTATTATCTTTGTTTGTATAGCGGTTGCAGTATTTATTTGGGCGGTTAAAACAGAACAGTTTGATGATCTTGATCGGCAAGGACACAGTATTTTATTTGATGATAATGACGAGATAAAAACCAAGATTGAGAAAAAGGAAAAGCAATGA
- a CDS encoding heavy metal translocating P-type ATPase, giving the protein MYQSSTQQACYHCGDVVPAKASFTVDILGQQREMCCLGCQSVAQTIVESGLDSYYQYRTSPAEKVDLIPEQLQKLIHYDNIEVQQEFVRNDDNLSEVTLSLDGVSCAACAWLIEKQLHAVKGVILIRVNITTNRAILKWNTEQTRLSDLLRSIHQLGYKAAPFEPNQHEEAYHQMMKQYLYRLGVAGLATMQVMMLAIALYFEVFSDLDTEFKQYLRVVSLIFATPVLLYSAQPFYLNAWRSIKGRTLGMDVPVSIALIFAYVSSVWATLTGTGEVFFESISMFTFFLLVGRFLEMRARRKAATASANLLKLVPAMARMNNGEQVPVRSLKIGDTIQVLPGEHIPADGKVIIGSTQVDESMLTGESIPVFKQQYDFVYAGTMNVGESFELKVTSHKADSVISNIVRLQDEAQLSKPKIAEIADYVAKYFVVIILIIAAGTWWYWHLHQPDSAFWIMLSVLVATCPCALSLATPTAVTCSTSRLGTLGILLRKGHVFETLCKINHIVLDKTGTLTEGNIEISQCRVYEGSEMSQSECFSVAASLEKHANHPIANAFSSYYSDKIVINNVKNVIGSGLSGEYQNKIWKIGTLSFVTKHPKETDEASTIYLSCDDSLVACFEYVDPIRSESPNFINKLKEKGLKITILTGDSLHSTQKVANKLGIEDYRCQLKPADKLHYLNELNHTYITLMIGDGINDAPTLAGAHLSVAMGSGSDVAKASADMVLLGDKLNKILEARKLALHTRRIIRQNLAWALGYNALILPLAVMGFIAPYFAVIGMSASSIIVVTNSLRLLK; this is encoded by the coding sequence ATGTATCAATCATCGACGCAACAAGCGTGCTATCACTGTGGTGATGTTGTACCAGCTAAAGCTAGCTTTACCGTTGATATTCTAGGGCAGCAACGAGAAATGTGTTGTCTAGGATGCCAATCTGTCGCACAAACCATTGTCGAAAGTGGTCTAGATTCCTATTATCAATACCGAACATCTCCTGCGGAAAAAGTTGACCTTATTCCCGAGCAACTTCAAAAACTTATTCATTACGATAACATTGAAGTGCAGCAAGAATTTGTTAGGAATGATGATAATCTATCCGAGGTGACACTGTCACTCGATGGGGTCTCTTGTGCTGCCTGTGCATGGCTTATTGAAAAACAATTACATGCTGTTAAGGGTGTAATACTTATACGGGTAAATATCACAACTAACCGAGCCATATTAAAGTGGAATACTGAACAAACACGATTAAGTGATTTATTGCGTTCCATTCATCAATTAGGTTATAAAGCCGCCCCTTTCGAGCCTAACCAGCATGAAGAAGCGTATCACCAAATGATGAAGCAATATCTCTACCGCTTAGGCGTTGCAGGTCTTGCTACTATGCAAGTTATGATGCTAGCTATTGCTCTTTATTTTGAAGTTTTTTCAGACCTTGATACTGAATTCAAACAATACCTTCGCGTCGTCAGTTTAATTTTTGCAACACCAGTCTTGCTGTATTCTGCTCAGCCATTTTATTTGAATGCTTGGCGAAGTATCAAAGGCCGAACGCTTGGTATGGATGTTCCCGTTTCTATTGCCTTGATCTTTGCTTATGTTTCAAGTGTATGGGCAACACTGACAGGAACCGGCGAAGTCTTTTTTGAATCCATTTCTATGTTTACTTTCTTTTTATTGGTTGGTCGATTTCTTGAGATGCGTGCTAGGCGTAAGGCCGCTACCGCCAGCGCGAACCTTTTAAAACTAGTGCCAGCAATGGCTAGAATGAACAATGGTGAGCAAGTCCCAGTTCGAAGCTTAAAAATTGGCGATACCATTCAAGTTCTCCCTGGGGAACATATTCCTGCGGATGGAAAAGTGATTATAGGTTCGACGCAAGTCGACGAATCCATGCTAACGGGTGAGTCTATCCCGGTCTTTAAGCAACAATATGATTTTGTGTATGCAGGAACAATGAATGTAGGTGAATCTTTTGAATTAAAAGTCACCAGCCATAAAGCTGATTCTGTCATTTCTAATATTGTTCGCCTACAAGATGAAGCGCAATTATCGAAACCTAAAATTGCTGAAATAGCCGATTATGTCGCAAAATATTTTGTCGTTATTATTTTAATTATCGCTGCTGGTACTTGGTGGTATTGGCATCTACACCAACCAGACTCTGCATTTTGGATTATGCTCTCCGTTTTAGTTGCAACGTGTCCATGCGCCCTTTCATTAGCGACACCCACTGCTGTCACTTGTTCTACATCTCGGCTCGGTACATTAGGTATCTTATTACGTAAGGGACATGTATTTGAAACCTTATGCAAAATAAATCATATCGTACTAGATAAAACCGGTACCTTAACAGAAGGCAATATTGAAATTAGTCAATGTAGGGTATACGAAGGTTCAGAAATGAGTCAGTCTGAATGTTTCTCAGTTGCAGCAAGCTTAGAAAAACATGCTAACCATCCCATTGCAAATGCATTTTCCTCATACTATTCAGATAAAATAGTTATTAATAATGTGAAAAATGTTATTGGCTCAGGCTTAAGTGGCGAATATCAAAACAAAATTTGGAAAATTGGTACATTAAGTTTTGTAACCAAACATCCAAAGGAAACGGATGAGGCTTCAACCATTTATTTATCGTGTGATGACTCGCTAGTAGCCTGTTTTGAATACGTAGATCCGATCAGATCTGAAAGCCCTAATTTCATTAATAAACTTAAAGAAAAAGGCTTAAAAATTACGATACTAACGGGGGACTCTTTGCACAGCACCCAAAAGGTGGCCAATAAACTTGGTATTGAGGATTATCGATGTCAACTAAAACCTGCTGATAAATTACATTACTTAAATGAACTCAACCACACTTATATCACTTTAATGATTGGAGATGGTATTAATGATGCCCCTACTTTAGCTGGTGCTCATTTATCCGTTGCAATGGGTAGTGGTTCGGATGTAGCTAAGGCGTCGGCTGATATGGTGTTACTTGGTGACAAATTAAATAAAATACTTGAGGCAAGAAAACTAGCTCTACATACTAGACGTATTATTCGTCAGAATTTAGCTTGGGCACTTGGGTATAATGCATTAATTTTACCTTTAGCAGTAATGGGCTTTATCGCCCCATATTTTGCAGTTATAGGCATGTCCGCAAGCTCAATTATTGTGGTGACCAACTCTTTGAGGTTATTGAAATAG
- a CDS encoding FixH family protein produces MKKPWYKQFWPWFLIFLPMCAVTGSFITLGIFAQNSVNLVSEDYYKEGKGINVDLTKIHVAKGFQLKATVVSTSTGLLFHLDKGKLPIYPALQVSFTHRTLPDRDFERTISSDANGNYRITLDAPLNGPWFIKFEPHNKEWMIQGKVGFPTDTPTILLD; encoded by the coding sequence ATGAAAAAGCCTTGGTATAAACAGTTTTGGCCGTGGTTTCTTATTTTCCTCCCGATGTGTGCGGTCACTGGTAGCTTCATCACCCTTGGGATTTTCGCTCAAAATAGTGTGAATCTTGTTTCTGAAGATTACTATAAAGAAGGTAAAGGTATTAATGTTGATCTAACTAAAATACATGTTGCTAAAGGTTTTCAATTAAAAGCGACTGTGGTTTCGACTAGCACTGGGCTTCTTTTTCATTTAGATAAAGGTAAACTGCCTATTTATCCTGCTTTGCAAGTAAGCTTTACCCACCGTACTTTGCCTGATAGAGACTTCGAACGTACCATCAGCTCTGATGCAAATGGAAACTATCGAATTACTTTAGATGCACCTTTAAATGGACCTTGGTTCATCAAGTTTGAGCCTCATAATAAAGAGTGGATGATTCAAGGTAAGGTTGGTTTTCCTACTGACACTCCAACCATTTTATTGGATTAA
- the ccoP gene encoding cytochrome-c oxidase, cbb3-type subunit III: MTTFWSVWVTVITLGTIFGILAILIWCLKDKMGVEEGADMGHEYDGIRELNNPLPKWWTYLFFAAFAFSAVYLTLYPGLGNFPGLLGWTSSPQQVKSVAEMNASIKSAQENRQLDEYSKELDDANKFYGESFKRLANNEAGTGYKTIPEIAADPAALRVGQNLFLQNCSQCHGSDARGQKGFPNLTDNAWLYGGEPEAILTTIRHGRVGAMPAWGETFGEDGVHEVVSYVLNLSGRKVNSREAAAGKVRFAACAACHGTDGKGNPAFGAPDLTDNDWLFGDSRADVTETVMYGRQGVMPAWGNILGEDKIHLVASYVWSLSNQRSPESAN, encoded by the coding sequence ATGACTACATTCTGGAGTGTCTGGGTAACAGTAATTACACTAGGTACCATTTTTGGTATTTTAGCCATACTGATCTGGTGTTTAAAAGATAAGATGGGAGTTGAAGAAGGTGCTGATATGGGTCATGAATACGATGGTATTCGTGAACTGAATAACCCGCTTCCCAAATGGTGGACTTATTTATTTTTCGCGGCGTTTGCCTTCTCGGCGGTATATCTTACTTTATATCCTGGCTTAGGTAACTTTCCTGGTCTTTTAGGTTGGACTAGTTCTCCACAACAAGTAAAATCTGTGGCAGAAATGAATGCTTCTATTAAAAGTGCTCAAGAAAACAGACAACTTGATGAATATTCAAAAGAGCTAGATGATGCCAATAAATTTTATGGTGAATCTTTCAAACGCTTAGCGAATAACGAGGCTGGGACTGGCTATAAAACAATACCCGAGATCGCAGCTGACCCTGCAGCATTGAGAGTTGGGCAGAATCTGTTTCTACAAAACTGTTCTCAATGCCATGGCTCTGATGCCCGTGGGCAAAAAGGTTTCCCTAACTTAACGGATAATGCTTGGTTGTATGGTGGTGAACCTGAAGCCATTCTAACCACGATTCGTCATGGTCGGGTTGGGGCTATGCCAGCTTGGGGAGAGACGTTTGGTGAAGATGGTGTGCACGAAGTTGTTAGCTACGTTCTGAATTTATCTGGACGTAAAGTCAATTCTCGTGAGGCTGCGGCAGGTAAAGTTCGCTTTGCTGCTTGTGCTGCTTGTCATGGGACCGACGGTAAAGGTAACCCAGCCTTTGGTGCGCCAGATCTTACTGACAATGATTGGTTATTCGGTGATTCTCGTGCCGATGTGACAGAAACGGTAATGTATGGTCGCCAAGGCGTTATGCCTGCGTGGGGAAATATTTTAGGTGAAGATAAAATCCACCTTGTTGCTTCCTATGTCTGGAGCCTCAGTAACCAAAGGTCACCTGAATCAGCTAACTAA
- a CDS encoding cbb3-type cytochrome oxidase subunit 3, with translation MDIITLHSIWTLVLFISFCGVLWWACGKNRQSRFDEAANLIFDDEPEESSKEQKQGGMK, from the coding sequence ATGGATATTATAACCCTTCATAGTATTTGGACCTTAGTATTGTTTATCAGTTTTTGTGGTGTTTTGTGGTGGGCCTGCGGCAAGAATCGCCAATCTCGTTTTGATGAAGCGGCGAATCTGATTTTTGATGATGAGCCGGAAGAATCGAGTAAAGAACAAAAACAGGGAGGAATGAAGTAA
- the ccoO gene encoding cytochrome-c oxidase, cbb3-type subunit II: MSSNKNRHSIVEKNVGLLAILMVFGISLGALVEITPLIFQKQTTEPVEDLKPYTALQMEGRDLYIKEGCHVCHSQMIRPFRSETERYGHYSVAGESVWEHPFLWGSKRTGPDLARVGGRYSDEWHRVHLIDPREVVPESIMPGYPWLAENKLTGEYTAQKLRLFRDSFGVPYTDEQIANAKSDVEGKTELDALVAYLQSLGHAMK; this comes from the coding sequence ATGAGTTCTAATAAGAATCGCCATTCAATAGTCGAAAAAAACGTTGGATTATTGGCTATATTAATGGTTTTTGGTATTAGTTTAGGGGCATTGGTGGAAATTACTCCGCTTATCTTCCAAAAACAAACAACTGAACCTGTTGAAGATCTGAAACCTTATACTGCATTGCAGATGGAAGGACGCGATCTTTATATAAAAGAAGGCTGTCATGTTTGCCACAGCCAAATGATCCGTCCATTCCGCTCTGAAACTGAACGTTACGGACACTATTCAGTTGCGGGTGAATCGGTTTGGGAGCATCCATTTTTATGGGGTTCTAAGCGTACCGGTCCGGATCTTGCTCGTGTTGGTGGTCGTTATTCCGATGAATGGCACCGAGTGCACTTAATTGACCCTCGTGAAGTGGTTCCAGAATCGATAATGCCGGGTTATCCGTGGTTAGCTGAAAATAAACTAACGGGTGAATATACTGCTCAAAAGCTTCGTCTTTTCCGTGATTCATTTGGCGTACCATATACCGATGAACAAATCGCTAACGCTAAGTCTGATGTAGAAGGTAAAACAGAGCTTGATGCTTTGGTTGCCTATCTACAATCGCTTGGCCATGCCATGAAATAA
- the ccoN gene encoding cytochrome-c oxidase, cbb3-type subunit I produces the protein MSQEHQLEHNYNYTVVRQFALVTILWGIVGMSVGVLIAAQLVWPQLNFDTPWLTYSRLRPLHTNAVIFAFGVSALFTSSYYVVQRTCKTRLFGGLLVPFTFWGWQAIILSAIITLPLGYTTSKEYAELEWPIDIAIAIVWVAYATVFFGTLIKRNTSHIYVANWFFGGFILTVAVLHIVNSMAIPVSLGKSYSIYSGAVDAMVQWWYGHNAVGFLLTAGFLGMMYYFVPKQAERPVYSYRLSIVHFWGLISLYIWAGPHHLHYTALPDWTQSVGMVMSILLFVPSWGGMINGIMTLSGAWHKLRYDPILRFLIVSLSFYGMSTFEGPMMAIKTVNALSHYTDWTIGHVHSGALGWVAMVTIGSLYHLIPKLFGQERMYSIKLINVHFWLATIGTVLYIVAMWISGVMQGLMWRAVNSDGTLTYSFVETVEASHPFYLVRFIGGVIIVSGMWLMAYNTYKTVTSPKSSLKAISQPAL, from the coding sequence ATGAGCCAAGAACATCAGCTTGAGCATAATTATAACTACACGGTCGTACGTCAATTTGCCTTAGTTACCATACTTTGGGGAATTGTAGGTATGAGCGTTGGGGTATTAATTGCTGCTCAATTAGTCTGGCCACAGCTTAACTTTGATACGCCGTGGTTGACGTACAGCCGTTTACGTCCATTACATACAAATGCGGTAATATTTGCATTCGGGGTAAGTGCCCTATTTACCTCTTCATACTATGTTGTACAACGAACTTGTAAAACCCGCCTTTTCGGTGGGCTGTTAGTTCCTTTCACCTTTTGGGGATGGCAAGCGATTATTTTGTCTGCAATCATCACCCTACCTTTAGGATATACAACAAGTAAAGAGTATGCAGAATTAGAATGGCCGATTGATATCGCTATTGCTATTGTGTGGGTAGCTTATGCTACTGTTTTCTTTGGTACTTTGATCAAAAGAAATACCTCTCATATTTATGTTGCAAACTGGTTCTTTGGCGGGTTTATCTTAACCGTTGCGGTTTTGCATATTGTAAATAGTATGGCCATACCGGTTTCTTTAGGAAAGTCTTACTCCATTTACTCTGGTGCAGTTGATGCAATGGTACAATGGTGGTACGGCCATAATGCGGTAGGTTTCCTATTAACGGCAGGTTTCTTGGGTATGATGTACTATTTTGTGCCTAAGCAAGCAGAGCGTCCGGTTTATTCATATCGTTTATCGATTGTCCATTTTTGGGGGTTGATTTCTCTATATATTTGGGCTGGCCCTCACCATTTACACTATACAGCCCTTCCTGATTGGACGCAGTCTGTTGGTATGGTGATGTCTATACTCCTATTTGTACCTTCTTGGGGTGGTATGATTAACGGTATTATGACCCTTTCTGGTGCTTGGCATAAACTGCGTTACGATCCAATCTTACGCTTCTTAATTGTTTCTTTGTCTTTCTACGGTATGTCTACCTTTGAAGGCCCAATGATGGCAATTAAAACAGTAAACGCCTTATCTCATTATACTGATTGGACCATTGGTCATGTGCATTCTGGTGCTTTAGGTTGGGTTGCTATGGTCACCATTGGTTCGCTTTACCACTTGATTCCAAAATTGTTCGGTCAAGAACGGATGTACTCTATTAAGTTAATTAATGTGCACTTCTGGCTTGCAACCATTGGTACGGTTTTGTATATCGTGGCTATGTGGATTTCAGGTGTTATGCAAGGATTGATGTGGCGTGCAGTGAATTCTGATGGAACATTAACATACAGTTTTGTTGAGACAGTTGAAGCTTCTCATCCATTCTATTTAGTCCGTTTCATTGGTGGTGTGATTATTGTCTCTGGTATGTGGTTGATGGCATATAATACATATAAAACAGTAACTTCACCTAAGAGTAGCCTTAAAGCTATTTCTCAACCGGCTTTATAG
- a CDS encoding manganese efflux pump MntP: MWIYRGFNCLTGNYYKVSIITLLLLAFAMSTDAFAAAVGKGASLKNPRISEALRMGLIFGTVEAITPLIGWLIGRSASPYVDLWDHWIALILLVGLGSHMIYEGLKPSQLGDEKLIKPSMFKVLFTAVGTSIDAMTVGVSLAFINVNIWIASALIGTATCIMVTIGIMLGQALGAVLGTRAEIFGGTTLIGVGGWIFFSHI; the protein is encoded by the coding sequence GTGTGGATATATCGTGGTTTTAACTGCCTGACCGGAAATTATTATAAAGTGAGCATAATTACCCTTTTATTACTAGCCTTTGCTATGTCTACCGATGCATTTGCAGCAGCAGTAGGTAAAGGCGCTAGCCTCAAAAATCCCCGAATATCCGAAGCCCTGAGAATGGGGTTAATTTTTGGTACAGTCGAAGCTATAACTCCTCTGATAGGATGGCTTATAGGTAGAAGCGCCTCTCCCTATGTTGACCTTTGGGATCATTGGATAGCACTTATTCTATTAGTTGGCTTAGGATCTCATATGATTTATGAGGGGCTAAAACCGAGTCAATTAGGAGATGAAAAGTTAATAAAACCATCTATGTTCAAGGTACTATTCACTGCTGTTGGTACGAGCATTGATGCTATGACTGTTGGTGTAAGCTTGGCATTTATCAATGTAAATATATGGATAGCCTCGGCACTGATAGGAACTGCAACCTGCATTATGGTAACTATTGGTATAATGCTAGGACAAGCTTTAGGAGCCGTTTTAGGCACTAGAGCTGAGATATTTGGAGGCACTACACTGATAGGTGTTGGTGGATGGATTTTTTTCAGTCATATTTAA
- a CDS encoding c-type cytochrome produces the protein MKKLTFFTLCLLLSSTAFAADIAAGKEKTMLCASCHGADGIAVIPGYPNLKGQDAAYIEKSIKAYKSGARKDPVMSPMAATINDADIKDIAAYFESLK, from the coding sequence ATGAAAAAACTCACATTCTTTACGCTTTGTTTACTACTTTCCTCAACGGCTTTTGCAGCAGATATTGCTGCTGGTAAAGAAAAAACCATGCTGTGCGCATCCTGTCATGGAGCCGATGGCATCGCTGTTATTCCTGGTTACCCTAATCTTAAAGGACAAGATGCAGCGTATATTGAGAAATCCATTAAAGCTTATAAAAGCGGAGCGAGAAAAGACCCCGTGATGTCACCTATGGCTGCAACAATTAATGATGCAGATATTAAAGATATTGCTGCATATTTTGAAAGTTTAAAATAA
- the matP gene encoding macrodomain Ter protein MatP produces MKYQQLENLECGWKWQYLIRKWKDGASITRYRDSSESSAAVDGLKKLEHQPTQVIEWIDEHINPELDNKLKQAIRAKRKRHFNAEHTHTKKKSIDLDYAVWEKLSERAQELGCTLSEAIEYLVSEASRSEIASKKVNSIKADLSKLLDF; encoded by the coding sequence ATGAAGTATCAACAGCTTGAGAATTTAGAATGTGGTTGGAAATGGCAATATCTAATACGTAAATGGAAGGATGGCGCATCGATCACTCGATACCGAGATAGTAGTGAATCTTCAGCTGCTGTTGACGGTCTAAAAAAACTAGAACATCAACCTACCCAAGTGATTGAATGGATAGATGAACACATTAATCCAGAGCTAGATAACAAGCTTAAACAAGCTATTAGAGCTAAGCGTAAGCGACATTTCAATGCCGAACACACTCATACGAAAAAGAAATCGATCGATTTAGATTATGCAGTATGGGAAAAGCTTTCAGAACGGGCACAAGAATTAGGCTGCACATTGTCTGAAGCGATTGAATATTTAGTTTCTGAGGCATCTCGTAGTGAAATAGCGAGCAAAAAAGTGAATAGCATCAAGGCAGATTTGAGTAAGCTACTCGATTTTTAA
- a CDS encoding AAA family ATPase codes for MIKESWHSAIPNFNQFEDVLSHVDAIQPLSFLDLQPRLLSSIIRFDQLKSFPRFLVINAPDNFIYRQVIEQSYQNLIHSNHIDRVPVITSDSIEPKDLFGQYQVKNGEIVSITDGLLDKADRGYLIISANLILANPRAWPKLKSAILGDSCSPLSSDPRQITSAPQKYYDIKLVIVGDRMQLADLDMFDADIRSQMCLFGEVELELKISDQSFKQYLGYVKGIIQNDKLPSLQNIQAWESFLIQGARETEDQERMPLCLIWHKSLLTEASIESNHNDISAIHIQQALDHKNYRQSYLPLRALDDILEGQVIIETQGERVGQVNGLTVIEIPGHPVTYGEPARISCVIHFGDGDIADVERKAELGGNLHAKGMMIMQAFLGSALNLDDPLPFAASIVFEQSYSEVDGDSASLAELCSLVSALSEYPINQAIAVTGAVDQFGRVQAVGGLNEKIEGFFNVCQHHGLTGQQGVVLPKSNLKHLSLHQDVVQALKSEQFHLWSVESVDEALPLIFGKAFRGDEDETILKKISERIEHFDKHELSPCGFLNKIKNIIGIH; via the coding sequence ATGATCAAAGAGTCTTGGCATTCAGCAATCCCTAATTTTAATCAATTTGAAGATGTGCTATCTCATGTAGATGCAATACAACCACTCTCTTTTCTCGATTTACAGCCGAGACTACTGTCGTCAATCATTCGATTTGATCAATTAAAAAGTTTCCCACGTTTTCTTGTAATTAATGCCCCTGATAATTTCATTTATAGACAGGTAATAGAACAAAGTTACCAAAATTTAATCCATTCAAACCATATTGATCGAGTTCCAGTCATCACCAGTGACTCTATTGAACCCAAAGATTTATTTGGCCAATATCAAGTTAAAAATGGAGAGATTGTTAGCATTACTGATGGTTTACTTGATAAAGCAGATCGTGGTTACCTTATTATTTCAGCAAATTTAATTTTAGCTAATCCTAGAGCTTGGCCAAAATTAAAGTCAGCGATTCTTGGTGACTCCTGCTCCCCACTAAGCTCCGATCCCCGACAAATCACTTCCGCCCCCCAAAAATACTATGATATTAAATTAGTTATTGTAGGTGATCGTATGCAATTAGCGGATCTTGATATGTTTGATGCGGATATTCGGAGTCAAATGTGTTTATTCGGTGAAGTTGAGCTTGAATTAAAAATTAGCGATCAATCCTTTAAGCAATATTTGGGTTATGTAAAAGGGATTATACAAAATGATAAATTGCCAAGCTTACAAAACATACAAGCTTGGGAATCTTTTTTAATTCAAGGTGCTCGGGAAACTGAAGATCAAGAGCGTATGCCTTTATGTTTAATTTGGCATAAGAGTTTACTGACTGAAGCTAGCATTGAGTCTAATCATAACGATATTTCTGCTATACATATACAACAAGCCTTAGACCATAAAAATTATCGTCAATCATACCTGCCATTGAGAGCGTTAGACGATATTTTGGAGGGTCAGGTAATTATTGAAACTCAAGGTGAACGTGTTGGACAAGTCAATGGCTTAACCGTGATAGAAATACCTGGTCACCCTGTCACTTATGGTGAGCCAGCTCGTATCTCTTGTGTTATTCACTTTGGTGATGGCGATATAGCCGACGTTGAACGTAAAGCTGAGTTAGGCGGTAATTTACACGCGAAAGGTATGATGATTATGCAAGCATTTCTTGGCAGTGCATTAAATCTTGATGATCCATTACCTTTTGCTGCCTCTATTGTCTTTGAACAATCTTATTCCGAAGTGGATGGTGATAGCGCATCGCTAGCTGAGCTATGTTCATTAGTCAGCGCCCTATCTGAATACCCTATCAATCAAGCTATTGCGGTTACAGGGGCCGTCGATCAGTTTGGTCGAGTTCAAGCTGTTGGAGGATTAAATGAAAAAATTGAAGGTTTCTTCAATGTTTGCCAGCACCACGGATTAACAGGCCAACAAGGTGTTGTTCTTCCAAAATCTAATTTGAAACATTTATCCTTACATCAAGATGTTGTACAAGCTTTGAAAAGTGAACAATTTCATCTATGGTCAGTAGAGTCTGTTGATGAAGCTCTTCCTCTCATTTTCGGTAAAGCATTCCGTGGTGACGAAGATGAAACTATTTTGAAGAAAATTTCTGAGAGAATCGAGCATTTCGATAAACATGAATTAAGTCCTTGTGGTTTTTTGAATAAGATCAAAAACATCATAGGTATTCACTGA
- the fabA gene encoding bifunctional 3-hydroxydecanoyl-ACP dehydratase/trans-2-decenoyl-ACP isomerase produces MQNKRNSYTREDLLASSQGELFGPGRPQLPAPNMLMMDRIVNITDEDGTGQFGKGIIVAELDITPDLWFFDCHFPGDPVMPGCLGLDAMWQLVGFFLGWVGGEGKGRALGVGEVKFTGQILPTAKKVTYEINIKRVVNRRLVMGLADGRVLVDGKEIYVAKDLKVGLFQDTSSF; encoded by the coding sequence ATGCAAAACAAACGTAACTCATATACTCGTGAAGATCTTTTAGCTTCGAGCCAAGGTGAATTGTTTGGACCTGGTCGTCCTCAACTTCCAGCCCCTAACATGCTTATGATGGATCGCATTGTCAATATTACTGATGAAGATGGTACAGGTCAGTTTGGTAAAGGCATCATTGTTGCAGAGTTAGATATTACTCCTGATCTATGGTTTTTTGATTGTCACTTCCCTGGTGATCCTGTTATGCCTGGCTGTCTAGGCCTTGATGCTATGTGGCAACTGGTAGGTTTCTTTTTAGGCTGGGTTGGCGGTGAAGGTAAAGGCCGCGCTTTAGGTGTGGGTGAAGTTAAATTTACAGGCCAAATCCTACCAACAGCTAAAAAAGTAACGTATGAAATTAATATAAAGCGTGTGGTAAATCGTCGCTTGGTTATGGGCCTTGCTGATGGTCGAGTCCTTGTTGATGGAAAAGAAATTTATGTAGCAAAAGATTTGAAAGTAGGTCTTTTCCAAGATACTTCTTCTTTCTAG
- the rmf gene encoding ribosome modulation factor, which translates to MKRQKRDRLERAQSQGYKAGLNGRSMDDCPFQQMDAKSNWLGGWRDAREDRQSGLIK; encoded by the coding sequence ATGAAGAGACAGAAACGCGATCGCCTAGAAAGAGCGCAATCTCAAGGCTATAAAGCGGGTCTAAATGGGAGATCGATGGATGACTGTCCATTCCAGCAGATGGATGCAAAATCGAATTGGTTAGGCGGATGGCGAGATGCTAGAGAAGATCGCCAATCTGGACTTATAAAGTAA